From the Nodularia sphaerocarpa UHCC 0038 genome, the window TCGGCTTTTGATTGATTTGAAATCTAAACTTCGCATAGCAGCCCTAGCCACTTGTTTTTTCTGTTTGTTCTAGCAGGTCTTCTGGACGAGAACCAGCACGCGGCGCATCAGCCGGTAGATCATGAGGTTCCATTACACCCTTGGGTAAGTAAGCTAGTTCGCGCAGTGGTGTAACCATTGGGTCATTTGTGACTTTGTAAGGCAGACGACCTAGGGCTACGTTATCATAGTTCAATTCATGGCGATCATAAGTGGATAGCTCATATTCTTCTGTCATTGATAGACAGTTCGTTGGGCAGTATTCTACACAGTTACCGCAGAAGATACAAACTCCAAAGTCAATGCTGTAGTGTTTGAGTTTTTTCTTTTTGTTAGCTTTCTCAAATTCCCAATCCA encodes:
- the ndhI gene encoding NAD(P)H-quinone oxidoreductase subunit I — translated: MLKFLKQVGDYAKEAVQAGRYIGQGLAVTFDHMQRRPVTVQYPYEKLIPGERFRGRIHFEFDKCIACEVCVRVCPINLPVVDWEFEKANKKKKLKHYSIDFGVCIFCGNCVEYCPTNCLSMTEEYELSTYDRHELNYDNVALGRLPYKVTNDPMVTPLRELAYLPKGVMEPHDLPADAPRAGSRPEDLLEQTEKTSG